The sequence GCATCTTTAGGCACCACAAACTTGAAAAGATCCGGTGCGAGTTTTTTATCTCGTTTAATCTCTGTAAGCGTAACAATCACACTTTGACGCGTCCCATCTTCAAATTCGGTTTCGTAGCCAAATTGCACGGGGAGCCACTCACCGGATTTTACCCAGATTTGAAGGGTTTCCTTGGCGTTCGTGTTCACCATGTGAACTTTAGGCACCAATTCAATTTGATGGACCCCTTTTGGATTCGCAAATTCGTCAGGAACAAGTGTCATATCGTAGTTTTTCTGAACATCTTCAAGGGATGCCCCAATACCCGGCAACAGCTCCCGACGTTCTGGATTGTTCCACTTCATCTTATTGACTTGATTGAGTATCGGTGTATATGTCCATCCGTATTCGCCGTCTAAAACAGTGAGTTGGACCACCTTTGACGTATCGTTCCGGTCGACATACTCTTTACGAAGCAGATTCGGTTTCCCGAATATAAACCGTCCACGAGCGACACTTTTGTTCTTCGCGAAGAGCGTCGTTTCCTCAAAGTTCGCACTGAAATTATTAGATTTCGCATACGCCGTTTTGAAATTCTGGAAGATTTCATCAACAGTTTGCGGATGTGCCTCGCTAACGAACAGCACTGAGAGAGACATCAGTATTAATAGTAAATTTTGAAGGCGCACAAACTTTCCCAGCATAGCGATCCAAAGGGTTCGTCGGATCATTACCCATCTCCTGTTTTACCTAACTACCTTGTTGGAGAACTGATTTCTACCTCAATATTATAGCATAATCTATTTGCGGGTGTCAACACTATTTATGCCGCGTTCTCAATTCGCCACGCGCGTCCAATCCGTCAGGATAACCTCTATATCCTTGGGGTCATCTAAGGCATGCGTGACGAGACGTTCTAAAACTTCGGAGACGGCGGGTTCTCGGAATATTGCCTGAAACCAGTTGCCGAAGGTTTTAATGGCGTCCGGGGATTCGGAACACACCCAGAAAACAACCCGGCAAAAGTCGAGGCCTTCGTCTACCCATTTTTCAGATATCCAGACATCTCTTGGAAATCCGTGAAAAATTGGCAGAAGATCCGCTATTAAGACGGGTAGGTCTTCATTGAGATAAGAAATCTCTGGCAGTATATCAAAATGGATGGCGTATTTATGTGTGTATGATGAATCTTGACGTTTCTGATTTCGTTTTTGCACGGTTTTTTCTATAGCCTTTGGAAGTTATAGCCTTTAAAAAAAGTGGACAAACCTGTCTATCCTGTAGTATACTATACAACATGGTGAATGGGTAAACGCTTTCAGCCGAGCGAATACGAAAGAGGACGTAATATATACTATGGTAGATTCTCAACGCATAACCTATTTTAAAAATGAACTGAAGAAGCGGATCCTGGTGCTCGACGGGGCGATGGGGGCGTTGCTGCAGACCTATCGACTCACAGAAGAAGATTTTCGGGGTGCCCCGTTCGCCGATCACCCATCTGAACTCAAAGGCTACAATGACCTACTTTCTATCACACAACCACACATCGTCAAGGAAATACATTCCGACTACTGCAGTGCCGGTGTGGACATCATCGCAACAAACACCTTCACGAGTACATCTGTATCCATGGAGGATTACCAACTGCAGGACATCGCATATCAGGTAAACTACGAAGCTGCACTCATCGCCCGCGAGGTCGCAGATAAATGGACTTCCCCAGAGAAACCTCGCTACGTCGCTGGAAGCATGGGGCCTACCAATCGGAGCTGCTCCATTTCCCCAAATGTGAACG is a genomic window of Candidatus Poribacteria bacterium containing:
- a CDS encoding outer membrane lipoprotein carrier protein LolA → MIRRTLWIAMLGKFVRLQNLLLILMSLSVLFVSEAHPQTVDEIFQNFKTAYAKSNNFSANFEETTLFAKNKSVARGRFIFGKPNLLRKEYVDRNDTSKVVQLTVLDGEYGWTYTPILNQVNKMKWNNPERRELLPGIGASLEDVQKNYDMTLVPDEFANPKGVHQIELVPKVHMVNTNAKETLQIWVKSGEWLPVQFGYETEFEDGTRQSVIVTLTEIKRDKKLAPDLFKFVVPKDAEVIDLSEN